Proteins co-encoded in one Candidatus Neomarinimicrobiota bacterium genomic window:
- a CDS encoding M14 metallopeptidase family protein translates to MTCRALLLVPVLMTALWADAPIRDWIPGTDYDPAIPTYTESLGYTPGEALTTHREMLRYLQTLAAASDKVIMRTYGRSYQGRDLVTVVISSLEHMARLDQIVADLQVLTDPRRSAERDRILEQTPAVVYLAYSVHGDEHSTTEAALLTAYHLASDLSEQTRKVLDNTVVVIDPLQNPDGRMRFISFWENTQALPSNPDPNAVEHNQGWISGRTNHYLFDLNRDWFPLTQRESQDKIKEVLYWNPQVLVDFHEMGYQATYYFPPPAEAINRNIPAQTLSWWEVFGRANARAFDARGWTYFTQEVFDAFYPGYGDSWPAFNGAVGMTYEQASSEGQEIERPDGTILTLKEAIQHHFVSGVTTVATAADNRRQLLRDFSRHFQKGMDQGSSGEVREYILPVSPESRVNLDLAAVLQQLGIEIRQAQESFSNRQLATFRGQSLSRKTFNKGTLIIPTAQPRYVLLKALIEPDTPMDEAFIKEELQRHKERLPDRIYDVTAWSLPFAYDATVYLAGEPSKVKTRPYDASVGISAPGRLTADTENIYAYLIPYTSHHALAALARLWREGVKVHISREPFSQNGRSFPRGSLVVFPANNGPELPQVMDQVAQTYPLDIVATTTGWMDKGVNLGSMNVVFLKQPKVLLLFPDRPVSAYSYGATAWLMEQVYGLPFTSLWPAQLRQLDLYEYDVLVLPHAWGNYRDALGDELMIKVKAWLQAGGTVIGLKGGAAFLTGAELELTSVVLVDDVRPEEQTREKIKKRREEKEQIAYEFRPKAIPGAIFEVHLNGYHYLTYGYDDNTYVHIQSSYIFLPSEDGINVAVFPEGGGMVSGFAWDGADAQLSDKVYLVDEHVGNGHVILFADDPNFRGYWRGLSKLFMNAVMLSLSLNR, encoded by the coding sequence TCACCACCCACCGGGAAATGCTCCGCTACCTCCAGACCCTGGCGGCCGCCAGCGATAAGGTTATTATGCGGACCTATGGCCGGAGCTACCAGGGTAGAGACCTGGTAACCGTGGTTATATCCAGTCTGGAACATATGGCTAGGCTGGATCAAATCGTGGCTGATTTGCAAGTCCTGACTGATCCCCGGCGGTCCGCTGAACGCGATAGGATTCTGGAGCAGACGCCTGCCGTAGTTTATCTGGCTTACAGTGTGCACGGCGACGAGCACTCCACCACCGAGGCGGCCCTGCTGACGGCCTACCACCTGGCTTCCGATCTCTCCGAGCAGACGCGGAAAGTACTGGACAACACGGTGGTGGTCATTGACCCCCTGCAGAATCCCGACGGCCGCATGCGCTTTATCAGCTTCTGGGAGAACACCCAGGCCTTACCCTCCAATCCCGATCCCAATGCCGTGGAGCACAACCAGGGGTGGATCAGCGGCCGCACCAACCATTACCTGTTTGATCTGAATCGTGACTGGTTCCCGCTAACCCAGCGGGAGAGTCAGGATAAAATTAAAGAAGTACTGTACTGGAATCCTCAGGTGTTGGTGGACTTTCACGAGATGGGCTATCAGGCCACTTACTATTTTCCGCCCCCGGCTGAGGCTATCAACCGCAACATACCAGCCCAAACCCTGTCGTGGTGGGAAGTATTTGGCAGGGCTAACGCCCGGGCCTTTGATGCCCGTGGCTGGACTTATTTTACCCAGGAAGTCTTCGATGCTTTCTATCCCGGCTACGGTGATTCGTGGCCGGCTTTCAACGGGGCGGTGGGGATGACCTATGAGCAGGCATCGTCCGAGGGGCAAGAAATCGAGCGCCCTGACGGTACCATTCTGACGCTGAAAGAAGCCATCCAGCATCACTTTGTCAGCGGCGTCACCACCGTGGCCACAGCAGCCGATAACCGCCGCCAGCTGCTGCGGGATTTCAGCCGGCATTTTCAGAAAGGCATGGATCAGGGGAGTTCGGGAGAAGTCCGGGAGTACATCCTGCCGGTTTCGCCGGAGAGCCGGGTGAACCTGGATCTGGCGGCTGTCCTCCAGCAATTGGGAATCGAAATCCGGCAGGCGCAGGAGTCATTTTCCAACCGGCAGTTGGCGACCTTCCGGGGCCAGTCGCTAAGCCGAAAGACCTTCAACAAAGGCACCCTGATCATTCCCACTGCCCAGCCGCGCTATGTGCTGCTAAAAGCCCTCATTGAGCCTGACACGCCCATGGATGAGGCTTTCATCAAAGAGGAGCTGCAGCGGCATAAGGAGCGTCTTCCCGATCGCATCTACGACGTTACGGCCTGGTCGCTGCCCTTTGCCTACGACGCCACGGTTTACCTCGCTGGAGAGCCCTCCAAGGTCAAGACGAGGCCTTATGATGCTTCAGTTGGAATCTCAGCGCCCGGCAGGTTGACTGCTGACACCGAAAATATATATGCCTACCTCATTCCCTATACCAGCCATCATGCCCTGGCGGCACTGGCCCGTCTCTGGCGGGAAGGGGTGAAGGTCCATATCAGCCGGGAACCATTCAGCCAGAATGGCCGCTCCTTTCCCCGGGGGAGCCTGGTGGTATTTCCTGCCAACAATGGACCCGAGCTGCCCCAGGTGATGGATCAGGTGGCCCAAACCTACCCGCTGGACATCGTAGCTACTACCACCGGCTGGATGGATAAAGGGGTGAACCTGGGGAGCATGAACGTGGTGTTCCTGAAGCAGCCGAAAGTGCTGCTCCTCTTCCCGGACCGGCCCGTTTCCGCCTACAGCTACGGGGCTACCGCCTGGCTTATGGAACAGGTCTATGGCCTGCCTTTCACGTCGCTGTGGCCCGCTCAACTGAGGCAGCTGGACCTGTATGAATACGACGTGCTGGTTCTGCCGCATGCCTGGGGCAATTACCGAGACGCTTTAGGCGACGAGTTGATGATCAAGGTCAAAGCGTGGCTACAAGCGGGTGGCACGGTCATCGGTCTGAAAGGGGGTGCGGCGTTTCTGACTGGCGCTGAATTGGAATTGACTTCCGTCGTATTGGTGGATGATGTACGCCCGGAGGAACAGACCCGGGAGAAAATCAAGAAACGTCGCGAAGAGAAGGAACAGATCGCCTATGAATTTCGACCCAAAGCGATTCCCGGTGCTATTTTTGAAGTACACCTGAATGGGTACCATTATTTAACTTATGGGTATGATGATAACACCTATGTGCATATCCAGTCCAGTTATATTTTCCTTCCCAGTGAGGACGGCATCAATGTGGCGGTCTTTCCCGAGGGTGGTGGTATGGTGAGTGGTTTTGCGTGGGACGGCGCTGATGCCCAGCTGTCTGACAAGGTCTACCTCGTGGATGAGCACGTTGGGAATGGTCATGTGATTCTGTTTGCCGATGATCCCAACTTCCGGGGGTATTGGCGTGGGCTGAGTAAACTGTTCATGAATGCGGTGATGCTGTCGCTCTCACTTAACCGCTAA